The DNA region TTTTTTAAtccccagaaaaaaaaaaaaaaaaacacaatggACCTGACTTTCTTTTGCCATTATGTGAGAACAATTCTATTTCCCCTTCTTACTTCGTTTGCTTTACAGCttaaaaaataaagcataaaggaAAAGAGAGGATCTGCATTAACAAGGCAAGTATCTAATCTTTAGACTATTCAAGAAATATCCCATACTGTCATCAGAATTTCTAAATTTGATTCCCAAACATGGGGCCACACCATTGAAAATACTACAGAAAGCTGCATTTGAAATAAAATCATTGCTCTGATCCTCCAGTCTTCTGAATGTGATAAATAGTAACTGAGTAAATAAGTGTTAAAGAACTTGACATCTCTCAGCATCAAACCTAAATTTCTGTCGATCACAATGAATAAATCATACGGAGAAAACATTGATTAAGATACAAAATGGGGGAAGCAAGTTGAAGCCCTGAAAACGAGCAGGCAAATCGTGATGGTACAGGCAGAAGAATCAAGATTGCCAGTATTTGTCTCTGCTGCTTGTCCTTAGAAATAGAGTACTGCAAAAAGGATTTCAACTTTGTCACAATGAACTTCTGGACCAGAATTGCTACTATAATTGATTTGAGGCTCTACCTGTGGAGTCGGATCAATCTTTCAAGCCTTTAATGCAGCTTTGTGCACCATTGTTTCTTTGTGGATCTGGTGGCAACTCTTTTCGACAAGGTCAAGCAGCTTCTCCAAATTAAAAGCCCATGAATTCAAGATGTCATTGCTGTCTTTTGCGGGTTGGAAACAGACTATACCCATAGGTCTGTCAATCTTAGCAACCAATGCTTTTGATACAACCATTTCAGATAGATGCTTTTCGGCTtcctgaaaaagaaaagaaaaaaaaagatgaggATTCCCAGAAGAAATGTATGCTATGAGACGTAAAAAGATTCTGAGACAGCTGCAAAGCCTAGACATGCTGTGGTCAGTAACAATGAAGAGAAAATAGAATGTTGCAACCAGTGATTGGTTTTCAGTTCCAACATTTGAAAGTTTAGTGCACAGAAAGgtaaaatataaaaaagaataTAATATTGGGAACATCTAGCAGCTCTCCGCTGATTTATGTCAATAGCTTATTATTTTTCACTGTTACAGAGATTAGTGCAAATGTGTAAAACAAATTCCCCATCATCAACAAGAGCTACACCAAGGATCTAAAATATCGAGAACCGGTTCTGAAATAATAAAGCTAACAGCCTATGTTTTTTACATAGTTCATTGCTGTAAGGCACAGAGAGACCTCAAGACTTATAGTGCCTCAGCCTTTGCACTTAGGTTAGACCATATTGGCTTAATATTATATAATAGCAGCACCTCACCAAATACAACCAAAGATGAAGTAAAACATGTAGATAGTACACAACACTTAAAAGATTTTGAAGTAGGAATAGCAATTAATTAAACATGCACCTGAATATCGAGGCACAACAAATCTGCCAATCTCTTCAAGGTTATTCTTGAGTAGTATTTTGAGACGACAAGGATGTTCTGCAAGGAAAATAGTACTTCAAAAGTGAAACCACAACTCAAGAGGAAAATGGCCTGCAGCATAGATCAACCTAACAGATGCCATTATGACAAATCATCAAATAGAGAACTAAAAGTGAGCCTTCGGATATTACATGCTCTATAACTCTCAGTTGGAGATCTTTGGCAGCCTTGTCGCCCAAAGTTCCACCAGGCATATTCTTTTCATTTTCAAACTCATCCTTGAATGTATTCCATAAAGCAGTCCACTGAATGACCTCCATCGTAATCAATTGCTTCAGAAGCAGCCTGAAGCAAAAACAGAAGGAATATACAGAAATAATCATTAGCCTGAATTTAGTGTCCCAACAGTGtagcagtgttatcaaaagcgaaaagcgcaaaaaaaaCTCTTAAGGTCAGCTAGGGCTTTAAGCGCTAAGCGCAAATgaagcgtgggctttaatgaaaaaaggcgcaatggtgcaaaatatatatatatatatatatatatatatatatatatatatttagtccAAGACTactaataataagcatgaataacaaatatatggacaaagaaattgtaaaaacattacgataaagtgaaatatcaattatctagtgtcatgtcttcaagagaggctcattggaaaggaaaagtatgtcttggGCCTTGATTATGACACTGAAGCGcgcataaagcgaggcgaagcgctcaacatgttttgagcctcgcttccgGGCTTAAGCACGCCTTTGATAACACTGTAGTGTAGAAGGTCCGCATTTAATGAAATATAAGAGACTAGATATGATAGCCAAGTAGTAGAATAAGGCTATAACACAATCCATTACTTGATATTTCTGTTTAGAGTTCCAATTTAGAAATGTCAGTATAAGAAAGTATGGACTTCAAAGATCCCCTGATCATTGAACGACTCTGATCTCCTTCAGTCTTAACATGCAAGAAGCATATCCAATAAGCAAACGTTGCAACAATGCAAAACCCATTGAACCAGACTTGACTCTATTCTACAGCCAATTTATAGCATGTGATACGATTTGACTAGAGGGGGGTGTGTGTAAGATGGCTCAATTGACACTCCTACTATATTAGTAATCGAGGAAAATATTGAGACGGTTGCTGAGAGTTCATTCATTACAGAAACATGGGATAAATCTGtgaatacttaaaaaaaaaaaaaaaaaaaaaaaaaaacctcaaattCTTGAAGTTTTTGAAAGATGCAgaataatattgttggtggacgGTGGCAAACATCCTCAACGTCCCAAAATGGAAATTGGCATATAAACTTGTGCCAGAGGTAGTATAAAATAGTTATCATCAAACCATAACACGCAGCATGAAATAATTTCCGCACTAATAGTTGATGGCAGATGGCAAAATTTTGAGAAATCTTACCCTACAAACCCCTGATATACAAATGCAAATACAACATTATACAATTATTGTagacaatgtatcaaccttgtatataagtgtataataatgtataagaggagTTTATACACACCTCTAAACTGGTATAAAtattatacaaacttatacaaTAAGTGTTTATACATAATAAGTGTTCATACATAATGTAGAAGAGGTGTTTATACAAACTTCTACATTGTATAAAAGTGTGTAATAacgtataaaaggtgtttatacacactttacTCGATTGTTTTGGCTAAGACCGGATCAAATCAAACTTAAGAACAATGACTTCGTGTCAGATCTAAAATTCAAATTACTCTTTGAAATGGGTTTACAAtatgtcatcatcataatcaCTAAAAGAAACAGGAGAAAGATATGATACAAAAAAGTAGTTTGCTGCTGAAATCTTTCCTATTTCAACTTAGATCTAAAATTCAATTTACCCTTTGAAATGGGTTTACAATACACGCCCAACCAATCTTCTTTGAATCTAACTAAACAAACCGGAAACgaggagaaaaaaagaagaaaacaaaccGGAGAAAGAGAGTGATAGAGAAAAATGGAGAGAGGGGGACAGAGAAAGAGGAGTTTATGAGGAAAAAAAAACAAACCAGAGAAAGAgagtacaacaacatacccagttggatcccacaacgtgaggtctggggagggtaaagtgtacgcagagaAAAATGGAGAGAGAGGGACAGAGAAAGAGGAGTTTATGGGATAAAGAGGGTAACGAACTCAAATACGGCTAAAGCGCGTAAATATTTCCCCCTAGCTATCATAGAGTGTAAGAATCCCAAGATAGTATCTCCACAAACATAGTAATTCCTTTTTCCCTATTTTATAAGTAGCAACAATAAGCATATTGCAAGAGAAATTTTCGCATGAAACCTGAAATGAGGAATTTCTGAAAGATTCTTGTCCTCCAAAGTTGAGTTATGAAGACTTGATTGCATAGGATCATGGGGAGACAATACCAAGTACCAGCAAATTTTCCTCAGAACCTACATAAAAAAACAGAGTTCAGCACGCTGGTTGATCAATCATTATCTGCAGTTAACCTCTTCAAGATTTGGAATCTCAAATACAAATGACGAGCTCCTCTACCTACATTTATCCATCTCTACAAATTGGAaatgtttttaaaaataaaaaaatcattcTTGCTCCGTTAAGAAAAAGCCTCCTATAAGAGCTTCAAATTATCAAAATAGAATACACATTATTTTTTTATTGGTGACTTCAAGTTAACAAAATAGAATAAACCATCGCACATATATTACTCCTAATATACCAGTTCGaaatttgttttccttttcccCAAGCTATGTTACAGTTGTTTTTACACAAATAAATTAGCATAGATGCCTATTGTACTTAAATATGTGCTTGAAGTACGAGAAGGAAGCCAAAGTCCATTGATCAACAAGGGTGGACTTGCAAGTGATAAAGCTCTGCTCTTTTTCCCCCATGTAATCATCGTTCTGACAAATGAAAAGGATGCCTACCCCTTATCTAAGAAAACGAAAGGGATGCCAACTCTTATCTCCTGAGATGAAGAGAAGCCCGAATCCTGACTAGCTGCATAAGACTAAAAGCTAGCCCCAGCTCGTAATTATCAGATGATACTAGAGAAAAATTAATCCTATTCCTTCTCTTCTTTAATAATtcatttcccaaaaaaaaaaaaaaaaaagggggggggggggggggggggggggggagtatgcatttatgaatttgatatatTAATGGCTTCATAGCACCTCTACTTGATGAAGCAATTAAAATTTTATATAGCATAAGTTAGTTTACTTGCTGCCTAATTTTAAAGTTATGCAACAGTGATGTCTCCATTTCAATAGATACATAATTTCCAAACCGTTTTACTTTTGTCAGAGTTGGTATCTGATATTTGTAAATGACTTTAGTGTCACTCACATTATCTTGAATCATATTTTTTTTGGATGaagtgaaatatccttaaggcaTCTAGGGGAATGATATGATGCAGCAGAGTGGTTATTGTTTGATTTTTCTCTAAAGAATTGCGCATTATTTCACCAGCGCAGCATTCCATAGCTGTACTACTTTAAGAATTCAAAACTGAATGTACATTGGATAATACAACAAGCAACATCTCGAAATTATAAATTAAGTAGAACGCGAGTACGATTGAAAGGGACCACTCACTGGTATCCACTGTTCTGGGTCTTCTTTCACTGAAGGGATCTCATAGATAGACTTGTAACAGCGACATATTTCAAGGTAATCATTGTTATGTGAGTAATACCTGCAACAGAAGTAGAACAAATGACTTACCAGTTAAGGATATACAAATGCAAATAATGATATCCAACTGCAACTATTCGTTCATCTAGAGCTATATCATTCTAAATAAGTAAGCAGGGTCTAAGGCCTAAGGATTGCAACCTGCTAAATCAACAGTTCAGAAAATTATGCAAGGTCCCGTTTAGATGAGCATAACCATGTCATTTAATTGTCATGTAATCTGAAGACAACTTCAAGATACTTCTTGTCTTCTTGAAGGAAAGAGCAGCGTATAACAGAACTATAATTGCGTTCTAAGTTTAGTCCCCTGCTCCGAAAAGTGCATTCACAAATAAACCAAATCAGAGATAGCAAATATGAACCAATCTCAAACAGGCAGCTCTGTTTATCTTGCTTTAGTCCCTATTTTTTCAACGGCAATGGATGCACAAACGTGTATTATCTCTTTGGATAAAAATATGAACCTTTCTACCAAAATGAAAGGTTCATATGAGCCAAggatctatcggaaacagcctctctaccccgcAGAGGTAGAGGTAAGgcctgcgtacatcctaccctccccagaccccacttgtgggattacacagggtatgttgttgttgctacCAAAGTGAATCGTTTCTGACAAAGTGCAGATAGTATTCCCTTTAGTCCCTTGGTAcagttgattttctgtgtgtgtgtgtgtgttggggggggggggggggggaggactaGAATTCTCGTAGACAACTAAAACATATACAATACGAAGACAATCAGAATTTTTATTCAGAAAACATGTCTTATCCATACTCAAATGAAGCAAGGAACGTAGACCAACTACCAGCAAATAAGCAAGTTATGTCTTAAATACTGCTAATATTTCCAGTCCAGATGCTACACAAATCACCAAAAATTGGTGCAGAAGATGCAAGCTTTAAGTACGACTACATTAAATATTCCAAGTTTTCCAAAGAAATAAGTTATGTTATATTAAAATCCTATTCAGTTTGCATGAATGTGCTGAGTGCTTGATAGCAAGAAGGGTGTAACATTCATCACTTCTAGAGAAAATAACTTGATTAAACCCACATTTAAAACATAATCAGATGTACCTAATCATTAATTGATAATACATCTGCTTCAACTCTAGCAGTGATGGAATATCTGCGGCGGGCTCCTCGACCACATTTTCACCCTCCTttggtttcttcttttctttAGAGGGATCAGCTTCAAACACTCTGGG from Lycium barbarum isolate Lr01 chromosome 10, ASM1917538v2, whole genome shotgun sequence includes:
- the LOC132613919 gene encoding 26S proteasome non-ATPase regulatory subunit 12 homolog A-like — protein: MEGDGKLEAQIEALLNVEKQMRQAGDVAGTRKAATDILQLCFDAKSWKMLNEQILLLSKRRGQLKQAVQAMVQQAMEYIDQTPDLDTKIELIKTLNNVSAGKIYVEIERARLVKKLAKIKEEQGLIADAADLMQEVAVETFGAMAKTEKIAFILEQVRLCLDREDYVRAQILSRKINPRVFEADPSKEKKKPKEGENVVEEPAADIPSLLELKQMYYQLMIRYYSHNNDYLEICRCYKSIYEIPSVKEDPEQWIPVLRKICWYLVLSPHDPMQSSLHNSTLEDKNLSEIPHFRLLLKQLITMEVIQWTALWNTFKDEFENEKNMPGGTLGDKAAKDLQLRVIEHNILVVSKYYSRITLKRLADLLCLDIQEAEKHLSEMVVSKALVAKIDRPMGIVCFQPAKDSNDILNSWAFNLEKLLDLVEKSCHQIHKETMVHKAALKA